The genomic DNA TGATCGGCTTGTCGGCGGGCGCGGCCGGGGCGGCGGCGAGCGGCTGCAGACCCCACTTGGCCCACCCGGCGCCCGAGCCGGCGGCCGCTGACGCGGCGGCAGGACCGGACGCCGAGGGCGCGGCCGCGGGGGCCGAAGAGGCGGGTACGGGGAGGTTGTTGGCGGAGCTCGGCGCGGATCCCCCGCAGCCGGTGGCGGTCGCCAGCAGGGCCAGCACGGCCACCGCGCCGTACGTCTTCTTCACCGTTACCGCTCTCCCCGGAATCGCCCAGCGACGTCTCAGGGAACGCTACTCGACGTGGGTGCGGCTGAATGTCCACCTGTGGACGGGTCTTGCCAGCAGATCGGCGGGGGTCTCGGGCGCGTCCGCGGCCTCGCCCGTCCACCAGGTGATCAGCAGCACCCGCTCGCCCGGCGCGGTGAGCACCTCGGCGCGCTCCAGGCCGGGCGTGCCGCGCAGCGCGGGCAGCGCGACCTCCCGGACCCAGGCGTGCAGTTCGGGCCCGCGCCCGTCGGCGGCGCGGGCCTCCCACATCCGGGCCAGGGTCACGAGGAGAGCGCCCGGTGGGCGTGCGCGTGGACGTCGCCGTGCTCGGCCGGGGTGCCCGGCACGTGCGTCTCGGTGACCGGCAGCGAGGAGTCCGCGGACAGGTCGAAGGAGGACGCGGCGCGGTTCCGCCAGACCATCTCGGAGCCGAGCGCGGCGACCATCGCGCCGTTGTCGGTGCACAGGCCCGGCCGGGGCACCCGCAGCACGATGCCGGCCTTGTCGCAGCGCTGCTGGGCCATCTCGCGCAGCCGGGAGTTGGCGGCCACGCCGCCGCCGATCATCAGGTGGTCGACGCCGTTGTCCTTGCAGGCGCGGACCGCCTTGCGGGTGAGCACGTCGGTGACGGCCTCCTGGAAGGACGCGGCGACGTCGGCGACCGGCACCTCCTCGCCGGCCCGGCGCCTGGCCTCCACCCAGCGGGCGACGGCGGTCTTCAGGCCGGAGAAGGAGAAGTCGTACGCCGGGTCGCCGGCGTTGCTCAGGCCGCGCGGGAAGGCGATGGCCTTCCCGTCGCCCTCGCGGGCCATCCGGTCGACCACCGGGCCGCCGGGGAAGCCGAGGCCGAGCACCCGGGCGACCTTGTCGAAGGCCTCGCCGGCGGCGTCGTCGATGGTGGCGCCGAGCGGGCGGACGTCGCTGGTGATGTCGGAGGACAGCAGCAGCGAGGAGTGGCCGCCGGAGACCAGCAGCGCCATGGTCGGCTCGGGCAGCCGGCCGTGCTCCAGCTGGTCGACGCAGATGTGCGAGGCGAGGTGGTTGACGCCGTACAGCGGCTTGTCGAGCGCCCAGGCGTAGGCCTTGGCGGCGCTGACGCCGACCAGCAGGGCGCCGGCCAGGCCGGGGCCGGCGGTGACCGCGATGCCGTCCAGGTCGCTCGCCTTGACCCCGGCGGTGTCCAGGGCGCGCCGGATGGTGGGGACCATCGCCTCCAGGTGCGCGCGGCTGGCGATCTCCGGGACGACGCCGCCGTAGCGGGCGTGGTCGTTGACGCTGGAGGCGACCGCGTCGGCGAGCAGGGTGGTGCCGCGGACGATGCCGACGCCGGTCTCGTCGCAGGAGGTCTCGATGCCGAGGACGAGGGGTTCGTCAGCCATGGTCAGGGTCCTTGGATTCGTGAGCTTCGTGCGTGGGGTGGTCGAGGCGCATCACCAGCGCGTCCACGTTGGCCGGCTGGTAGTAGCCGCGGCGGATGCCGACCGGCCGGAACCCGTGGCGCTCGTACAGCTGCTGGGCGCGGGCGTTGTCGACCCGCACCTCCAGCAGCAGTTCGGCGCAGCCGCGGCGGCGCGACTCCTCGATCAGGTCGGTGAGCAGGGCGCCGCCGAGGCCGCGGCCCTGTCGTTCGGTGTCGACGGCGATGGTCTGGACGTCGCTCTCCCCACCGACCGCCATCAGCCCGGCGTAGCCGAGGATCGCGCCGTCCGGGTCGGTGGCGACGGTGTAGTGCCGGGTGCCGCCGTCGTGCGCCTCGGCCAGCTCGGACCAGTACATGCCGCGCGACCAGGCGTCCTCGGGGAAGAGGCGCAGTTCGAGTTCCATGACCGGCTCGATGTCCCACCACCGCATGGGTCGCAGGGTGACCGCGGTCATTGCGGGAGCACCGCCTTGTAGCCGGCCGGCACCTGGGCGTCCGGGCGGCGCAGGTAGAGCGGCGCGTTGGCGAGCAGTTCGCGGCCGGCGGCCAGCTCGGCCGCGGCGAAGTCGGCGAGCGCGCCGGCCGAGACGTGCTCGGGGCCGCTCGCCCCGCCGAGGCCGTACAGCAGCGCGCCGGCGCCGACCGACCGCTCGACCGGCGGGAGTTCGGCCGGGCGGTCGACGGCGGGGCCGGCGGTGCGGCGGCCCTCGGCGTCGTAGGCGGCCCAGTAGACCTCCTTGCGCCGGGCGTCGGTGGCGACCGTGATCGGCCCCTCGACGCCCTCGCGGCGGGCCTGGTGGGCGATCGCGTCCAGGGTGCAGACGCCGTGCACGGGCAGGCCGAGCGCGTCGCCGAGCGCGGCGGCGGTGACCAGGCCGACCCGCAGGCCGGTGTACGGGCCGGGGCCGACGCCGACCGCGATCCCGGTCAGGTCGCGCTTGTCGACGCCCGCCTCGCGCAGCACCCGGTCGACGGTGGGCAGCAGCAGTTCGCCGTGGCGTCTGGCGTCCACCTGGAACGCTTCGGCGAGGACGGCCGTGCCGTCGTGGACGGCGGCGGTGACGGCGGGGGTTGCGGTGTCGAACGCGAGCAGCAGCACGGCTCCAAGGTTAGAGGGTGCCGGGCGGGGCGCAGGACCACCCGGGAACACCATCCGATGAGTCGGGCTGCGCGGTGCGGAGCTGGCACGATGGGCGCGGAGAGCTGATGCGGGCACGAGCCGACGGTGGGAGCTGACGTGGCGAAGCTGGGTCCTGGTGTGGTGGTCGGCGGTCTGACCGCGGGTGCGCTGGCCGTGGTGGGCGTGCTGGCCTTCCAGGCGAGCGGCGCGCCGGGCCGGGCCGCGGCCGCGCCGAGCGCCCCGGCCTCCGCCTCCGCCTCCGCTTCGCCGTCGCCCTCCGCGACCGTCGCGGGGCCCGCGCTGCCCGCCGAGTCGGGCACCGGGCTGCGGGTGGTGTACGCCGTGAAGGACCACCAGGTGTGGCTGGTCGACCCGAAGAAGACGCCGCAGGTGGTGGCCGCGTTCAAGGTCTCCCCGGGCTCGGTGGACCCGGCGGTGGGCACCTACACGGTGTACGGCCGGACGGCCTCCGGCACGGGCACCGACCAGCGGCCGATCGAGCACGTGGTGCGGTTCGCCAAGCAGGGCGAGACGGTCTTCGGCTTCAGCGCGCTGGTCGACGAGAAGGCGCCGGCGCCGTCCGCCGCCGCGGGCCTGAAGACCGGCGGCATCCGGGCCTCCCGGGCCGACGGCCAGACGCTGTGGGACTTCGCCCCGACCGGCACCCGGGTGGTCGTGCTCCCGTGACGGCCGGTCGCGCGCTAGATGATTGATGCCAAGGGCTCGCTGGCACGCATGACATGAAGCGAGGGAGTCCAAAGGTCGGTTGTGACGCCTAACCTGGACTCCCTCGCGACCGCACTCTACGTGAAGACCGACGACCTGCTGAAGGAATCGCCGTACCTGGCGCCGTGGCGCCCCGCTGTCGGCATCGCACCCCGGCTCACGGACGCGGAACTGGTCACCCTCGCGGTGATGCAGGCACTCCTCGGCTTCACCTCCGAACGCCGCTGGATCCGCCACGCCTCGTCCCATCTGCGGCACCTGTTCCCCTACCTGCCCGGGCAGTCCGGCTACAACCGGCGGCTGCGCAAGGCCGCCGACCTGATCGCCCAGGTCAACCGCCTCCTCGCGACGGACACCTCCCTGTGGACCGACACCGTGTGGGTCGTCGACTCCACGCCGGTGGAGTGCGGGCGCTCCCGCGAGACCGCAAAGCGCTCGGACCTGGCCGGATGGGCCGAGTACGGCTACTGCGCCAGCCACTCCCGGTACTTCTGGGGCCTGCGCCTGCACCTGGTGTGCACCCTGCAGGGCCTGCCCGTCGCCTTCACTCTCACCGGAGCGAAGGCCGACGAGCGGCAGACCCTGCTCGGCATGCTCCACACCGAACCCGGCCTCGTCGCCGCCCGCCCGGGCCAGACCCTCATCGCCGACCGGCACTACTACGGCCGCGCCTTCGAACACGAACTGGCTGAGTGGGGCGTCCACCTGCTGCGGCCGGCCCGCAGGGGCGAACCCCCACGAGCCGGATCCGCCCTGTTCAAACCGCTCCGACAGGTCATCGAGTCCGTCAACCAGACCTTCAAGGCCCAACTCGACCTCGAACGCCACCAAGGCCGCACCCCGGGCGGTGTCATGGCCCGCGTCCTACAACGCATCCTCGCCCTGACCTGCGCGATCTGGCACAACGACCGCACCGGCCAGCCCATCATGCGCTCGCTGACCGCCTATGACCACTAACCCTTCGCATCATTCATCTAGGCGGCCCTGGGGGCGCGCTCCGGCGGGGTGGAGACGGCGGCGGCCGCCCGGCAGGCGGCCAGCAGCGCGCTCATCGGCACCTCGGCCGGGGCCTGCTCGGGCCGGGCGGGCTGCTCGACGGGTCGGGGCCGCTCGGCGGCCGGGGTGGTGCTCGACATGGGGCGCCTCCCAGTTAGGCATACCTAACCTGTGACGGCCATCCCATCACGGGCGCGCGCCCCGCCGCAACACCCCGGGGGCGGACCGGTTACGAACCGACCGGCCGCTCACCCATTTCGGTGAGATCCACGCCGGCCCAGCGCCCGCCCAGACCCGTGAGGGTGACCGTGCGCGGATCGCTGTCGTCGGTGGCCTCCGCGCCGATCGCCCGCTCGATCCGGACCTCCAGCCGGTCCTCGGACAGCTGCTCGACCTTGCCCTCGCCCCACTCCACGACCACCACCGACTCGGGCAGCGAGACGTCCAGGTCGAGGTCCTCCATCTCGTCGAGGCCGCCGCCGAGCCGGTACGCGTCCACGTGCACCAGCGCCGGGCCGTCGCCGAGCGGGGGGTGCACCCGGGCGATCACGAAGGTCGGCGAGGTGACCGCGCCGCGCACCCCGAGCCCCTCGCCGAGGCCCCGGGTCAGCGTGGTCTTGCCCGCACCGAGCTCGCCGGAGAGCAGCACCAGGTCGCCCGGGCGCAGCAGCGCGGCCAGCTCCCGGCCGAGGCGGTTCATCCGGGCGGCGGAGTCGACGGTCAGAGTGGTCCGGTTTCCCATCGGGGGGCGGTGTCCTTCCCTCAGTGTTCGCGGTCAGTCCGGGCCGTCCGCCAGGTCCTGGACGGACGGCGGGAGCGGCGCGGCGTGGGCGTGCGCGGCGGCGGCCACCAGCAGCGCGGCGAGCTGCCGGTCGACGGTCCCGGGGCGCTCCAGCATCACCAGGTGCCCGGCGTCCGGGACCAGGACCGGCTCGACGCCGGGCAGCGCCCGGGCGATCGCCTCGCTGTGCCCGGGCGGGGTGAGCAGGTCCCTGGTGCCGGCCAGCACCAGGGTGGGGATGTCCTTCAGGACGGCCAGGGCCGCCTGCTTGTCGTGCGCGGAGAACGCCGGGTAGAACTCGGCGACCACGTCGATCGGGGTGGCGTCCAGCAGCTGCTCGGCGAACCGCACGACGGCCGGGTCGACGTCCTTGGTGCCGAACGAGAAGCGCCGGTAGAACACCGCGCTGACGTCCGCGCCGAACCGCCGGGTGGCCTCCACCAGCTCGACCTGGCGCCCCAGCATCCGCACCACGCCCGGCGCCACCCGCTTGAACAGCCGGGCGCCGGCCGCGGGCAGGCCCAGCGTCACCGAGTCCCAGTCGCTCGCCAGGGTGCCGATCAGCGCGACCCCGGCGACCCGCTCGCGGAACAGCTCCGGGTGCCGGTCGGCCAGCGCCATCACCGTCATGCCGCCCATCGAGTGGCCGACCAGCACCAGCGGGCCGGTCGGCGCCACGGTGTCCACCACGGCCTTCAGGTCGGCGCCCAGCTGGTCGATCGAGGCCGGGTCCCCGGCCAGGTACGAGCGCGAGCGCTCGGAGCGGCCGTGGCTGCGCTGGTCCCAGAAGACCAGCCGCAGGCCCTCGCGCAGGGCGGCCCGCTGGAAGTGCCAGCTGTCCTGGTTCAGGCAGTAGCCGTGGCAGAACACCACGGTCAGCGGCTCGCCGCCGGCGGTGCGCCGCGCCGCGCCGAAGAGCGGCCGGCCGGCCGCCCGGACCAGCGCGCCGGAACCGCCCAGCACCCCGGGCAGCCCGCTGCGGTCCACCGGCGCCTCGCCGCGCCGGCGCGGGAACCAGCCGCGCCGCGAGCCGTCCTCCTCCGGGTGCACCTGCACCGGGTCCGGCCAGCCGGTGCCGTCCAGCTCCACGTACAGCTCGGTGCCGTCCGGGGCGGGGACGGTCCGCGGGCGGCCGCGGAGCGAGCCGAACGGCGCGGCGGCGTCCAGCTCCTCGCGGGCCCGGCGCATCGCCCGGCCCATCGTCAGCCGCTCGATCGCCACACCGGCGGCGGCGCCCGCCGCCACCACGCCCAGCGAGATGCCGATCAGCCCGGCACGGCTCACCCCGGTCGCGGCCCCGGCCGCCCTGGCGACCTGCGCGACCGGATTCGAGGCGTCCGGCTCGGTCACGCGGTGACCCCGCCGACGTACCGGCGCGGCACCCGCGAGCCGATCCGGGTGATGATCTCGTAGCTGATGGTGCCGCAGGCCCGGCCCCAGTCCTCGGCGGTCGGCTCGCCGTGCTCGCCGGAGCCGAACAGCAGCACCTCGGTGCCGACCCCGGGCGTGTCGCCCCCGAGGTCCACCACGAACTGGTCCATCGCCACCCGGCCGGCGACCCGGTACCACTTGCCGCCGATCTGGACCGGGCCGGTGTTGCTCGCGTGCCGCGGCACGCCGTCCGCGTAGCCGACCGGCACCAGGCCCAGCGTGGTGGGGCCCGGCGTCGTGTAGTGGTGCCCGTAGCTGACCCCGTGGCCGCCCGGCGCGCTCTTCACCAGCGCCAGGCGCGCCGTCAGCGACATCACCGGGCGCAGCCCGTAGTCGGCCGGCCCGCCGAGGTCCGGCACCGGCGACAGCCCGTACATCGCCAGACCCGGCCGGACCAGGTCGTAGTGCGACTGCGGGAGCGTCAGGGTGGCCGGCGAGTTCGCCAGGTGCCGCACCTCCGGACGCACCCCGGCGCCCTCGGCGAAGGCCAGCGCCGCCGCGAAGGAGTCCAGCTGGGCCTGGATCGAGGGGTGGCCCGGCTCGTCGGCGGCCGCGAAGTGCGACCACAGGCCGACCACCTCCAGCAGGCCCTCCGCCTGGGCGCGCAGCGCCTCGTCCACCAGGTCCGGCCAGTCGTGCGGCTGGCAGCCGTTGCGACCCAGGCCGGTGTCCACCTTCAGGTGCACCCGGGCGGACACCCCGGTCTCCCGGACCGCCGCCAGCAGCTCGGCCAGCGCCCAGCGGCCGCTCACCGAGACGTCGATCCGCTGCCGCAGGGCCTCCTGCCAGGGGCCGCCCGGCGTCCACAGCCAGCACAGGATCCGGGCCCGGTCGGGGCCGATCCCGGCGGCGCGCAGCGCCAGTGCCTCCTCCGGCGTGGCCGTGCCCAGCCAGCGGGCGCCCGCCGCGACCGCCTCCCGCGCGCACCGGACCGCGCCGTGGCCGTAGGCGTCCGCCTTGACCACCGCCATCAGCTCCGGCCCCGCCACCCGCTCACGGAGCGCCGCGAGGTTGTCGCGCAGCGCACCCAGGTCGATCGTCGCCTCGGCGCGGGCCCCCGTGGTGAGGGCCGCCGTCCCGGTGGTGTTCGCAGTCGTCATCACCCTCAGTCTCCCAGACGGAAGGCCCGAGTCCCGCTAGGGGCTCGACCGCCGTCGATTCGCGGCTCCGCCGCGCGGGCGACACCGACCGTGCGACGGGCCGGCCCGCGACCCGTCCCCCGGCTCCCCGTCAGAACCGCACGTGCTCCGCGACCTCCATCGCCGTGATCGGCGTCCGCCGCTCCGCCGCGTCCCGTCCCGCCATGCCGTGCAGGTACGCCCCCACCGAGGCCGCGTCCAGCGGCGCCAGGCCGGCGGCGAGCAGCGAACCGGTGAGCCCGGACAGCACGTCGCCGCTGCCCGCGGTGGCCAGCCACGGCGTGCCCGTCGCGTTCACCCGGACGCCGCCGCCGGGGTCGGCGACCACCGTGGTCGAACCCTTGAGCAGCACGGTCGCCCGGTACGCCGCCGCCAGCCGCCGGGCGGTCGCCAGCCGCGCCGCGGCCGCCGCGTCGGCGGGCGGCGGCGGCCCGCCCAGGGCGCCGGCCAGCAGCCGCGCCGCCTCCCCGGCGTGCGGGGTGAGCACGGTCGGCGCGGTCCGGTCGCGCAGCGCGTCCGGGCCGAGCCGGGCCAGCTCGGTCAGCCCGTCCGCGTCGACCAGCACCGGGACGTCGGAGGCCAGCGCCTCGGCGAGGGCCGCGCCCGCGCCCTCGCCGCCGCCGGGGCCGACCACCCAGGCCTGCACCCGGCCCGCGCCGCCCGGCGTCCCCTCGGTGACCAGCACCTCCGGGAAGCGCCGCACCACCTCCTCGGCGGCCGTCCCGGCGTACCGCACCGCGCCGGCGCCGCCGCGCAGCGCGCCCGCGACGGCCAGCACCGCCGCCCCCGGGTAGCGCGCCGACCCGGCCGCGACGCCCACCACGCCGCGCCGGTACTTGTCGCTCTCGGCCGCGGGCCGCGGCAGCAGCCCGGCCACGTCCTGCTCCTGCAGCGCCGTCACCGGCGCGGGCGGCAGCTCCAGCCCGATGCCGACCAGGTGCAGCACGCCCGCGTACGACGCCCCCGGGTCGATCAGCAGACCCGGCTTGTACGTGCCGAAGCACACCGTCACGTCCGCCCGCAGCGCGACGCCGTCGACCTCGCCGGTGTCGGCGTCCACCCCGCTCGGCACGTCCACCGCGACCACCGGGCCGCTCCGCCGCATCCCGGCGTACGGCGCGGCCGCGGGGCGCAGCCCGCCCCGCCCGCCGATCCCGACGATGCCGTCGAGCACCAGGTCGGCCCGCTCGAACTCGGCCGGGTCGGCCGTCACCCGCCCGCCCGCGGCCAGCAGCTCGGCCAGCCCGTCGGCGTGCGCCCGCTCCGGCGTCAGCAGCACCACCCGCACCGACGCGCCGCGCCGGGCGAGGCGGGCGCCCGCGTACAGCGCGTCGCCGCCGTTGTCGCCGCTGCCCGCCAGGACCAGCACCCGGCTGCCGTACACCCGGGGCAGCAGCCGCACGCACACCGCGGCCAGTCCGGCGGCGGCCCGCTGCATCAGCGTCCCCTCCGGCAGCCGGGCCATCAGCGCGGCCTCCGCCGCCCGTACCTGCTCGACCGCGTGCGCGTGCCGCATCCGTACCTCCCGAACGGTCAGCCCTCGGCAATCACCACGGCCGACGCTACGCCCGCGTCGTGGCTCAGCGACACGTGCCACGACTTCACGCCGAGCTCCGCCGCGCGCGCCGCCACCGTCCCGGTGACCCGCAGCACCGGCCGGCCGGACTCCTCGACCAGCACCTCGGCGTCCGTCCAGCGCAGCCCGGCGGGCGCGCCCAGCGCCTTGGCCAGCGCCTCCTTCGCCGCGAACCGCGCGGCCAGCGACGCCGTCCCGCGCCGCGCCCCGGACGGCAGCACCAGCTCCCCCGCCGTGAACAGCCGCTCCGCCGTCCCGGGCGTGCGCTCCAGGGTCGCCCCGAACCGCTCGATCTCCGCCACGTCGATGCCGACCCCGATGATCACCTGCGCGCTCCCTGACTTCCGCTCCTGCCGGGGGACCTTACGGCACCTGCGGCGCCGGGCCCGCCCACGCCCGGCACGGCGCCCCTGCGGCAGAGCGCAGCCACCGCAGGGGCACCGAACCGTCGTGAGCGGCTACTCGACGGTGACCGACTTGGCCAGGTTGCGCGGCTGGTCGACCTCGTGGCCCTTGGCGGTGGCCAGCTCGCAGGCGAAGACCTGCAGCGGCACGGTGGAGACCAGCGGCTGGAGCAGGGTCGGGGTGGCCGGGATGCGGATCAGGTGGTCCGCGTACGGCACGACGGCCTCGTCGCCCTCCTCGGCGATGACGATGGTGCGGGCACCGCGGGCGCGGATCTCCTGGATGTTGGAGACGATCTTGTCGTGCAGGATCGAGCGGCCGCGCGGCGAGGGCACCACGACGACGACCGGCAGGCCGTCCTCGATCAGCGCGATCGGGCCGTGCTTGAGCTCGCCGGCGGCGAAGCCCTCGGCGTGCATGTAGGCGAGCTCCTTGAGCTTCAGCGCGCCCTCCAGGGCGACCGGGAAGCCCACGTGGCGGCCGAGGAAGAGCACCGAGCGGGCGTCGGCCAGCGAGCGGGCCAGCTCGCGGACCGGCTCCATGGTCCCCAGCACCTCCTCGACGTGCTTCGGCATGTCACCGAGCTCGCGGATGATGCCGAAGATCTCGTCGCCCCACTTGGTGCCGCGGACCTGGCCCAGGTAGAGCGCGACCAGGTAGCAGGCCACCAGCTGGGTCAGGAACGCCTTGGTGGAGGCGACGGCGACCTCGGGGCCGGCGTGGGTGTAGAGCACCGCGTCGGACTCGCGCGGGATGGTCGAGCCGTTGGTGTTGCAGATGGCCAGCACCTTGGCGCCCTGCTCGCGGGCGTGCCGCAGCGCCATCAGGGTGTCCATGGTCTCGCCGGACTGCGAGATGGCGACGACCAGGGTGCGGTCGTCCATGATCGGGTCGCGGTAGCGGAACTCCGAGGCGACCTCGACCTCGCAGGGGATGCGGGTCCAGTGCTCGATCGCGTACTTGGCGATCATGCCGGCGTGGAAGGCGGTGCCGCACGCCACGATGACGACCTTGTCGATCTCCCGCAGCACCTGGTCCGGGATGCGCAGCTCGTCGAGGGTGAGCCGGCCGTCGGTGCCGATCCGGCCGAGGAGGGTGTCGGCGACGGCCTTCGGCTGCTCGGCGATCTCCTTGAGCATGAAGTAGTCGTAGCCGCCCTTCTCGGCGGCGGAGGCGTCCCAGTCGACGTGGTACTCGCGGACCTCGGCGGGGGTGCCGTCGAAGTCGGTCACGGTCACGCCGGAGCGGCGCAGCTCGACGACCTGGTCCTGGCCGAGCTCGATCGCCTCACGGGTGTGCGCGATGAACGCGGCGACGTCCGAGGCGAGGAAGTTCTCGCCCTCGCCGACACCGACCACCAGCGGCGAGTTCCGGCGCGCGCCGACCACCACGTCGGGGGCGTCCGCGTGCACCGCCACCAGCGTGAAGGCGCCGTCGAGCTGCCGGCAGACGGCCCGCATGGCCTCGGCCAGGTCACCGTCGTACGCCTCGGCCAGCAGGTGGGCGACCACCTCGGTGTCGGTCTCCGAGCGCAGGGTGTGCCCGCGCTCGGCGATCTCGGCCCGCAGCTGGGCGAAGTTCTCGATGATGCCGTTGTGGACGACCGCCACCTTGCGGTGGTCGTCCAGGTGGGGGTGGGCGTTGGCGTCGGTCGGGCCGCCGTGGGTGGCCCACCGGGTGTGCCCGATGCCCGTCGTGCCGGCCGGCAGAGGGGTTTCGGCCAGCGACTTCTCCAGGTTGGCGAGCTTGCCCGCCCGCTTGTCCGTCGCGAGGGACC from Kitasatospora terrestris includes the following:
- the tsaE gene encoding tRNA (adenosine(37)-N6)-threonylcarbamoyltransferase complex ATPase subunit type 1 TsaE, with protein sequence MGNRTTLTVDSAARMNRLGRELAALLRPGDLVLLSGELGAGKTTLTRGLGEGLGVRGAVTSPTFVIARVHPPLGDGPALVHVDAYRLGGGLDEMEDLDLDVSLPESVVVVEWGEGKVEQLSEDRLEVRIERAIGAEATDDSDPRTVTLTGLGGRWAGVDLTEMGERPVGS
- a CDS encoding NAD(P)H-hydrate dehydratase gives rise to the protein MRHAHAVEQVRAAEAALMARLPEGTLMQRAAAGLAAVCVRLLPRVYGSRVLVLAGSGDNGGDALYAGARLARRGASVRVVLLTPERAHADGLAELLAAGGRVTADPAEFERADLVLDGIVGIGGRGGLRPAAAPYAGMRRSGPVVAVDVPSGVDADTGEVDGVALRADVTVCFGTYKPGLLIDPGASYAGVLHLVGIGLELPPAPVTALQEQDVAGLLPRPAAESDKYRRGVVGVAAGSARYPGAAVLAVAGALRGGAGAVRYAGTAAEEVVRRFPEVLVTEGTPGGAGRVQAWVVGPGGGEGAGAALAEALASDVPVLVDADGLTELARLGPDALRDRTAPTVLTPHAGEAARLLAGALGGPPPPADAAAAARLATARRLAAAYRATVLLKGSTTVVADPGGGVRVNATGTPWLATAGSGDVLSGLTGSLLAAGLAPLDAASVGAYLHGMAGRDAAERRTPITAMEVAEHVRF
- the glmS gene encoding glutamine--fructose-6-phosphate transaminase (isomerizing) — protein: MCGIVGYVGPQSALDVVIAGLRRLEYRGYDSAGVAVQTQGASGQWSLATDKRAGKLANLEKSLAETPLPAGTTGIGHTRWATHGGPTDANAHPHLDDHRKVAVVHNGIIENFAQLRAEIAERGHTLRSETDTEVVAHLLAEAYDGDLAEAMRAVCRQLDGAFTLVAVHADAPDVVVGARRNSPLVVGVGEGENFLASDVAAFIAHTREAIELGQDQVVELRRSGVTVTDFDGTPAEVREYHVDWDASAAEKGGYDYFMLKEIAEQPKAVADTLLGRIGTDGRLTLDELRIPDQVLREIDKVVIVACGTAFHAGMIAKYAIEHWTRIPCEVEVASEFRYRDPIMDDRTLVVAISQSGETMDTLMALRHAREQGAKVLAICNTNGSTIPRESDAVLYTHAGPEVAVASTKAFLTQLVACYLVALYLGQVRGTKWGDEIFGIIRELGDMPKHVEEVLGTMEPVRELARSLADARSVLFLGRHVGFPVALEGALKLKELAYMHAEGFAAGELKHGPIALIEDGLPVVVVVPSPRGRSILHDKIVSNIQEIRARGARTIVIAEEGDEAVVPYADHLIRIPATPTLLQPLVSTVPLQVFACELATAKGHEVDQPRNLAKSVTVE
- a CDS encoding IS982 family transposase produces the protein MTPNLDSLATALYVKTDDLLKESPYLAPWRPAVGIAPRLTDAELVTLAVMQALLGFTSERRWIRHASSHLRHLFPYLPGQSGYNRRLRKAADLIAQVNRLLATDTSLWTDTVWVVDSTPVECGRSRETAKRSDLAGWAEYGYCASHSRYFWGLRLHLVCTLQGLPVAFTLTGAKADERQTLLGMLHTEPGLVAARPGQTLIADRHYYGRAFEHELAEWGVHLLRPARRGEPPRAGSALFKPLRQVIESVNQTFKAQLDLERHQGRTPGGVMARVLQRILALTCAIWHNDRTGQPIMRSLTAYDH
- a CDS encoding holo-ACP synthase, encoding MIIGVGIDVAEIERFGATLERTPGTAERLFTAGELVLPSGARRGTASLAARFAAKEALAKALGAPAGLRWTDAEVLVEESGRPVLRVTGTVAARAAELGVKSWHVSLSHDAGVASAVVIAEG
- the tsaB gene encoding tRNA (adenosine(37)-N6)-threonylcarbamoyltransferase complex dimerization subunit type 1 TsaB, producing MLLLAFDTATPAVTAAVHDGTAVLAEAFQVDARRHGELLLPTVDRVLREAGVDKRDLTGIAVGVGPGPYTGLRVGLVTAAALGDALGLPVHGVCTLDAIAHQARREGVEGPITVATDARRKEVYWAAYDAEGRRTAGPAVDRPAELPPVERSVGAGALLYGLGGASGPEHVSAGALADFAAAELAAGRELLANAPLYLRRPDAQVPAGYKAVLPQ
- the alr gene encoding alanine racemase, which encodes MTTANTTGTAALTTGARAEATIDLGALRDNLAALRERVAGPELMAVVKADAYGHGAVRCAREAVAAGARWLGTATPEEALALRAAGIGPDRARILCWLWTPGGPWQEALRQRIDVSVSGRWALAELLAAVRETGVSARVHLKVDTGLGRNGCQPHDWPDLVDEALRAQAEGLLEVVGLWSHFAAADEPGHPSIQAQLDSFAAALAFAEGAGVRPEVRHLANSPATLTLPQSHYDLVRPGLAMYGLSPVPDLGGPADYGLRPVMSLTARLALVKSAPGGHGVSYGHHYTTPGPTTLGLVPVGYADGVPRHASNTGPVQIGGKWYRVAGRVAMDQFVVDLGGDTPGVGTEVLLFGSGEHGEPTAEDWGRACGTISYEIITRIGSRVPRRYVGGVTA
- the tsaD gene encoding tRNA (adenosine(37)-N6)-threonylcarbamoyltransferase complex transferase subunit TsaD yields the protein MADEPLVLGIETSCDETGVGIVRGTTLLADAVASSVNDHARYGGVVPEIASRAHLEAMVPTIRRALDTAGVKASDLDGIAVTAGPGLAGALLVGVSAAKAYAWALDKPLYGVNHLASHICVDQLEHGRLPEPTMALLVSGGHSSLLLSSDITSDVRPLGATIDDAAGEAFDKVARVLGLGFPGGPVVDRMAREGDGKAIAFPRGLSNAGDPAYDFSFSGLKTAVARWVEARRRAGEEVPVADVAASFQEAVTDVLTRKAVRACKDNGVDHLMIGGGVAANSRLREMAQQRCDKAGIVLRVPRPGLCTDNGAMVAALGSEMVWRNRAASSFDLSADSSLPVTETHVPGTPAEHGDVHAHAHRALSS
- a CDS encoding alpha/beta hydrolase, with translation MTEPDASNPVAQVARAAGAATGVSRAGLIGISLGVVAAGAAAGVAIERLTMGRAMRRAREELDAAAPFGSLRGRPRTVPAPDGTELYVELDGTGWPDPVQVHPEEDGSRRGWFPRRRGEAPVDRSGLPGVLGGSGALVRAAGRPLFGAARRTAGGEPLTVVFCHGYCLNQDSWHFQRAALREGLRLVFWDQRSHGRSERSRSYLAGDPASIDQLGADLKAVVDTVAPTGPLVLVGHSMGGMTVMALADRHPELFRERVAGVALIGTLASDWDSVTLGLPAAGARLFKRVAPGVVRMLGRQVELVEATRRFGADVSAVFYRRFSFGTKDVDPAVVRFAEQLLDATPIDVVAEFYPAFSAHDKQAALAVLKDIPTLVLAGTRDLLTPPGHSEAIARALPGVEPVLVPDAGHLVMLERPGTVDRQLAALLVAAAAHAHAAPLPPSVQDLADGPD
- the rimI gene encoding ribosomal protein S18-alanine N-acetyltransferase gives rise to the protein MRWWDIEPVMELELRLFPEDAWSRGMYWSELAEAHDGGTRHYTVATDPDGAILGYAGLMAVGGESDVQTIAVDTERQGRGLGGALLTDLIEESRRRGCAELLLEVRVDNARAQQLYERHGFRPVGIRRGYYQPANVDALVMRLDHPTHEAHESKDPDHG